One region of Carya illinoinensis cultivar Pawnee chromosome 8, C.illinoinensisPawnee_v1, whole genome shotgun sequence genomic DNA includes:
- the LOC122274401 gene encoding uncharacterized protein LOC122274401, giving the protein MVWKCANKILPTRDNLFRKNILKDNTCPVCLSEPEIAVHVCWGCCAAADVWGGISVFRKWRRDFYDFQALWEEMGTKLKQEELELAATIIHSIWLRRNEMVFNGNFQSPNAVIAKAQADYSVYREVQEGVPGAAARIHISDSRQVWNPPVWPWYKANFDAGFDRDRGRMGIGVVVRDSEGALIGSLVAPKRNVTSAFQAECHALHRAMVFCTELGLMHVCFEGDAKAVVDAVNSETEDNSWDGQLIEDIRQLKAAYPVWKLVFVRRSVNASAHVAAKLAVNFSCESVWLEDGPSEIRRSIMDELVCNELIQS; this is encoded by the coding sequence ATGGTATGGAAGTGTGCAAATAAGATTCTTCCAACTAGAGATAACCTCttcagaaaaaatattttgaaggacAATACCTGCCCTGTTTGCTTGAGTGAACCCGAAATTGCGGTGCATGTGTGCTGGGGGTGTTGTGCTGCAGCAGATGTGTGGGGTGGGATTTCTGTGTTCAGGAAATGGAGAAGAGACTTCTATGATTTTCAGGCCCTGTGGGAGGAGATGGGAACGAAACTAAAACAGGAGGAGCTAGAGCTGGCTGCTACTATCATACATAGTATCTGGTTGAGGAGAAATGAAATGGTTTTCAATGGTAATTTTCAGTCTCCAAATGCAGTCATAGCTAAGGCACAAGCTGATTACTCTGTGTATAGGGAGGTGCAGGAAGGAGTTCCAGGGGCAGCAGCTAGAATTCATATTAGTGACTCCAGGCAGGTTTGGAATCCTCCTGTATGGCCTTGGTACAAGGcaaattttgatgcaggttttgatAGAGATAGGGGAAGAATGGGGATAGGGGTGGTTGTAAGGGATTCGGAGGGGGCTTTGATTGGGAGTCTGGTTGCACCAAAGAGGAATGTCACCTCGGCTTTCCAAGCAGAGTGTCATGCTCTTCATAGAGCAATGGTCTTCTGTACTGAACTGGGTTTGATGCATGTATGTTTCGAAGGGGATGCAAAAGCTGTAGTTGATGCTGTAAATTCAGAAACAGAAGACAACTCTTGGGATGGCCAGCTAATTGAAGACATTCGACAGCTTAAGGCAGCCTATCCTGTGTGGAAACTGGTTTTTGTCCGAAGATCTGTAAATGCTAGTGCTCATGTAGCAGCTAAGTTAGCAGTAAATTTTTCTTGTGAAAGTGTATGGCTGGAGGATGGTCCAAGTGAGATTAGAAGATCCATTATGGATGAGTTAGTGTGTAACGAACTAATTCAATCTTAG
- the LOC122274402 gene encoding uncharacterized protein LOC122274402 has product LIINTYIKLNHYLCLVYLPSPCVSVVAMACCSTKSLFLLFLLSAIPIAYLISLELAKPSTHVYHYHSSGWFRECSKWDDLNRRFLVSFLEGGVGQVSIPEKEDGGRYPPEAVLEEVTVVKDFDLAGNASLGLVVDRPRNRLLVAIADVIGNRYSAVAAYDLSTWKRLFLTPLSGPSDEKSFADDVAVDAEGNAYITDVKASKIWKVGVDGKFLSIIRSPLFTPKEWYKTLVGLNGIVYHPDGFLIVIHTFSGNLFKIDLAKGEEVKLINIVGGPLTFGDGLELISPTKLVVVGNPSGRLVESHDGWETASVVATFSGPRHRLATAATLKDGKVYLNHMIGMGYPKKKHAIVEAVFSA; this is encoded by the exons ttaataattaatacataCATAAAGTTAAACCATTACCTGTGTCTTGTCTATCTTCCATCTCCGTGTGTGTCAGTCGTGGCCATGGCTTGCTGCTCCACCAAGTCGCtgttcctcctcttcctcctctcagCCATACCCATCGCCTACCTCATCTCTCTCGAGCTCGCCAAGCCCTCCACCCATGTCTACCACTACCACAGCTCCGGCTGGTTCCGCGAGTGCTCCAAGTGGGACGATCTTAATCGTCGATTTCTCGTCTCTTTCCTCGAGGGTGGTGTGGGCCAAGTTTCAATTCCCGAGAAGGAGGATGGCGGCCGGTATCCGCCTGAGGCCGTCTTGGAGGAGGTCACGGTGGTGAAGGACTTTGACTTGGCCGGAAATGCTTCACTCGGTCTCGTCGTCGACCGGCCGAGGAACCGGCTACTAGTGGCGATCGCCGATGTCATAGGGAACCGTTATAGTGCGGTCGCGGCCTATGATTTATCCACCTGGAAGCGGTTGTTTCTCACCCCCCTGAGTGGCCCAA GCGATGAGAAATCTTTCGCGGATGATGTAGCAGTTGATGCAGAAGGCAATGCATATATTACTGATGTAAAAGCTAGTAAAATCTGGAAAGTTGGTGTTGATGGCAAGTTCCTATCGATCATTAGAAGTccactattcactccaaaagaGTGGTACAAAACCTTGGTTGGACTTAATGGAATTGTCTACCATCCAGATGGTTTTCTGATTGTAATTCATACATTCAGTGGCAATTTGTTTAAGATCGATTTAGCAAAAGGAGAGGAGGTTAAGTTAATAAACATAGTAGGAGGGCCTCTGACATTTGGAGATGGTTTGGAATTAATCTCCCCAACTAAACTTGTAGTTGTAGGGAATCCTTCTGGGAGATTAGTGGAGAGTCATGATGGGTGGGAGACTGCTTCTGTTGTGGCAACATTCTCTGGGCCTAGGCATCGATTGGCCACAGCAGCAACCTTGAAGGATGGGAAGGTGTATCTCAATCACATGATCGGCATGGGATACCCTAAGAAGAAGCATGCCATTGTTGAGGCTGTTTTTTCTGCTTGA